The Bacteroidales bacterium genome contains a region encoding:
- a CDS encoding class I SAM-dependent methyltransferase — MTNKDIIAAAYDVGVNEEYNRLVSNPLFEAEFELITELMKKYIAAGSTVIDIGAGPGRYAEFLLKMGCMVGLVDLSIRSLEAFEKRVDKGLKSNVLFSKVACATDLSFIEKNCADAVFLMGPLYHLTDCEERTKAISEAFRVLKKGGFLFAVFLSTYDHPPHHHDSNTPCCSDYVKHLLKDAITTVKFQKYMVPQYKCLPEVAINSIEPHGFDTMHIRNLEGIGLNYSKNDLSKYDSQTNKNMLFDELRSTCEDPEMIGLANQFLYVGRKDVG; from the coding sequence ATGACAAATAAGGATATTATAGCAGCTGCTTACGATGTAGGTGTAAATGAAGAATATAACCGCCTTGTATCAAACCCTTTATTTGAGGCGGAATTTGAGCTAATTACAGAATTAATGAAAAAGTACATTGCTGCAGGCTCGACTGTTATTGATATTGGAGCTGGTCCGGGCAGATATGCAGAATTTCTGTTAAAAATGGGCTGTATGGTCGGCTTGGTTGATCTTTCAATAAGGTCTCTTGAAGCGTTTGAAAAACGAGTTGATAAGGGTTTAAAAAGCAATGTTCTTTTTTCAAAGGTCGCTTGTGCAACGGATTTGTCTTTTATTGAAAAAAATTGTGCTGATGCGGTCTTTCTTATGGGGCCATTATATCATCTCACGGATTGCGAAGAACGAACCAAAGCAATATCAGAAGCGTTCAGAGTTCTCAAAAAAGGTGGTTTTTTATTTGCCGTTTTTCTTAGTACATACGATCATCCTCCTCATCATCATGATAGTAATACGCCCTGTTGTTCCGATTACGTAAAACATCTCTTAAAAGATGCTATCACAACTGTTAAGTTTCAGAAATATATGGTGCCACAGTACAAATGCCTTCCAGAAGTGGCTATAAATTCAATTGAACCTCATGGATTTGACACTATGCACATCCGCAATCTGGAGGGAATAGGGTTAAATTATTCCAAAAATGATTTGTCAAAATATGATTCACAAACTAACAAAAACATGCTCTTCGATGAATTACGGTCAACTTGTGAAGATCCTGAAATGATTGGTCTTGCGAACCAGTTTTTGTATGTGGGAAGAAAAGATGTAGGTTAA
- a CDS encoding ABC transporter ATP-binding protein: MGELRTAISINRLSFSYGKNVVLQNASAEIESGKLTVILGKNGSGKSTLLRIIAGLLPYSQGEISISDNNLSSLSLRQRSKIFGFLGQKHKAVFPFTVEQVVLTGRAGQVSFIPQKSDIESAVNAIEKVNISHLRNRIYTELSGGEQQLVMIARVLAQEPHILLLDEPTTHLDFCNQAKLLSLLRELTTQNLTVVTVLHDPNIAFLYGDDFIFVKNGTLDRPAEDTKPWSADYLKTVYKYELHALPYEGRALIVPDLKQSFDNDK; this comes from the coding sequence ATGGGAGAATTAAGAACAGCCATATCAATAAACAGACTTTCATTCTCCTACGGGAAGAATGTTGTTTTACAAAATGCTTCAGCGGAGATTGAAAGTGGGAAACTTACAGTCATCCTCGGAAAAAACGGAAGTGGCAAATCTACATTGCTACGTATTATTGCGGGTTTGCTCCCGTATTCTCAGGGTGAAATTTCAATATCGGATAACAATCTAAGTTCATTAAGTCTCCGCCAAAGATCAAAAATTTTCGGGTTTCTTGGACAAAAACACAAGGCGGTCTTTCCTTTTACTGTAGAACAGGTAGTTTTAACAGGCAGGGCTGGACAGGTTTCTTTTATCCCTCAAAAATCTGACATAGAAAGCGCTGTAAATGCTATTGAAAAAGTAAATATAAGCCATCTTCGTAATCGTATTTATACCGAGCTTTCAGGTGGCGAGCAACAGCTTGTTATGATTGCAAGAGTGCTGGCGCAAGAACCCCATATATTACTTTTGGACGAACCTACAACCCACCTTGATTTTTGCAATCAGGCAAAACTCCTGTCCCTGCTCAGGGAATTGACAACTCAAAACTTAACTGTTGTAACAGTATTGCACGATCCTAATATTGCCTTTTTGTATGGCGATGATTTTATTTTTGTAAAAAACGGAACACTTGACCGCCCTGCTGAAGATACAAAACCCTGGAGCGCAGATTACCTGAAAACGGTTTATAAATACGAATTGCACGCCTTGCCATACGAAGGCAGGGCTTTGATAGTACCGGATTTAAAACAATCGTTTGATAATGACAAATAA
- a CDS encoding iron ABC transporter permease gives MKYRKAIIVLLYALPLPVLFISLFIGPSGIASSESIFEWVRHLIFNVNVENMAGLQTVQSILLDVRLPRIILAFLVGGALSISGSSLQAIFRNPLVSPYILGLSSGAAFGAALALAWAFLPVQLSAFFFGLIAVALSYVAAIKHKNLSIVSLILSGVIVTGIFTALLTVVQYLSDPFKLQSIVHWTMGNLHNASWKLLKASCIPILLGVLILYLMRWRLNVLALGDEEARTSGVNPTREKIIVLVAATLASSAAVSVAGIIGLYGLIIPHMVRMMIGPDNKQGTVINFLFGGTFLLIIDDFSRTIAGFEIPIGVITMLIGAPFFLYLMKKTNIGWEN, from the coding sequence ATGAAATACAGGAAAGCCATCATCGTGTTACTTTATGCGTTGCCGTTGCCGGTGCTGTTTATTTCATTGTTTATTGGGCCTTCCGGGATAGCATCTTCAGAATCCATTTTCGAATGGGTTAGGCATTTGATATTTAATGTTAATGTTGAGAACATGGCAGGGCTACAGACTGTCCAATCAATTCTTTTGGATGTCAGGTTGCCCCGGATTATCCTTGCTTTTCTGGTTGGAGGTGCACTTTCGATCTCGGGCAGCAGCTTGCAGGCAATATTTCGCAACCCATTGGTATCTCCTTATATTTTAGGACTGTCCTCTGGTGCTGCTTTTGGCGCAGCTCTTGCGCTGGCATGGGCGTTTCTCCCGGTGCAGCTTTCAGCATTTTTTTTCGGACTTATTGCCGTTGCTTTGAGCTATGTTGCTGCAATTAAGCATAAAAACTTATCCATAGTTTCACTCATCCTTTCAGGTGTTATTGTCACCGGAATATTCACTGCGCTTCTAACAGTGGTTCAATATCTTTCCGATCCGTTCAAACTGCAATCTATTGTTCACTGGACTATGGGAAACCTGCACAATGCAAGCTGGAAATTGCTCAAAGCATCTTGTATTCCAATTCTGTTAGGCGTGCTCATTCTTTACCTCATGCGCTGGCGCCTGAATGTGCTTGCCCTTGGCGATGAAGAAGCACGCACTTCAGGGGTTAATCCAACACGCGAAAAGATTATTGTACTTGTTGCAGCAACGCTGGCTTCGTCAGCAGCGGTTTCCGTAGCCGGAATAATTGGACTTTATGGGCTTATTATTCCGCACATGGTACGCATGATGATTGGCCCCGACAACAAGCAGGGTACTGTTATTAATTTTCTTTTCGGTGGTACATTCCTGCTCATCATTGATGATTTTTCCCGCACCATTGCGGGTTTTGAGATCCCCATCGGGGTGATCACCATGCTCATTGGTGCGCCTTTCTTCCTCTATTTAATGAAAAAAACGAACATCGGATGGGAGAATTAA